The following proteins are co-located in the Telopea speciosissima isolate NSW1024214 ecotype Mountain lineage chromosome 9, Tspe_v1, whole genome shotgun sequence genome:
- the LOC122640916 gene encoding glutathione S-transferase L3-like isoform X1 — MAIGRFQASLPPALDSTSNPPSIFDGTTRLYISYTCPFAQRVWITRNCKEQGLQEEIKLVPIDLQDRPAWYKEKVYPANKVPSLEHNNEVRGESLDLIKYIDSHFEGPTLFPDDATKREFAEELLSYTDIFNKTVFPSLKGDLDNEAGAAFDHIEKALSKFDDGPFFLGQLSLVDIAYAPFIERFHPFLLEVKNYDITAGRPKLAAWIEEMNNIEAYNQTRRDPQELLESYKKRFLAKV, encoded by the exons ATGGCGATTGG AAGGTTTCAGGCGTCTCTCCCCCCTGCTTTGGATTCTACGTCTAACCCTCCTTCCATTTTCGATGGAACTACCAG GTTGTACATATCTTACACATGCCCATTTGCGCAGCGTGTTTGGATTACCAGGAATTGTAAG GAGCAGGGGCTGCAGGAAGAGATTAAGTTGGTTCCAATTGATTTGCAAGATAGGCCTGCTTGGTACAAGGAGAAGGTCTATCCTGCCAATAAG gTACCATCATTGGAACACAATAATGAAGTTAGAGGAGAGAGTCTTGATTTGATAAAATATATTGATAGCCACTTTGAAGGGCCGACACTTTTCCCTGAT GATGCAACAAAGAGAGAGTTTGCAGAAGAGTTATTGTCCTACACTGACATATTCAACAAAACTGTTTTTCCTTCACTCAAGGGAGATCTAGATAATGAAGCTG GTGCTGCTTTTGATCATATAGAAAAAGCACtttcaaaatttgatgatgGGCCTTTCTTCCTCGGCCAGTTAAGTCTG GTAGATATAGCCTATGCTCCATTTATTGAAAGATTTCATCCCTTCCTATTGGAAGTAAAGAACTATGATATTACAGCAGGAAGGCCTAAACTGGCAGCCTGGATTGAG GAAATGAACAACATTGAAGCTTATAATCAAACCCGACGTGATCCCCAAGAGCTTCTGGAAAGTTACAAGAAACGATTCTTG GCAAAAGTCTGA
- the LOC122640916 gene encoding glutathione S-transferase L3-like isoform X2, with amino-acid sequence MAIGRFQASLPPALDSTSNPPSIFDGTTRLYISYTCPFAQRVWITRNCKQGLQEEIKLVPIDLQDRPAWYKEKVYPANKVPSLEHNNEVRGESLDLIKYIDSHFEGPTLFPDDATKREFAEELLSYTDIFNKTVFPSLKGDLDNEAGAAFDHIEKALSKFDDGPFFLGQLSLVDIAYAPFIERFHPFLLEVKNYDITAGRPKLAAWIEEMNNIEAYNQTRRDPQELLESYKKRFLAKV; translated from the exons ATGGCGATTGG AAGGTTTCAGGCGTCTCTCCCCCCTGCTTTGGATTCTACGTCTAACCCTCCTTCCATTTTCGATGGAACTACCAG GTTGTACATATCTTACACATGCCCATTTGCGCAGCGTGTTTGGATTACCAGGAATTGTAAG CAGGGGCTGCAGGAAGAGATTAAGTTGGTTCCAATTGATTTGCAAGATAGGCCTGCTTGGTACAAGGAGAAGGTCTATCCTGCCAATAAG gTACCATCATTGGAACACAATAATGAAGTTAGAGGAGAGAGTCTTGATTTGATAAAATATATTGATAGCCACTTTGAAGGGCCGACACTTTTCCCTGAT GATGCAACAAAGAGAGAGTTTGCAGAAGAGTTATTGTCCTACACTGACATATTCAACAAAACTGTTTTTCCTTCACTCAAGGGAGATCTAGATAATGAAGCTG GTGCTGCTTTTGATCATATAGAAAAAGCACtttcaaaatttgatgatgGGCCTTTCTTCCTCGGCCAGTTAAGTCTG GTAGATATAGCCTATGCTCCATTTATTGAAAGATTTCATCCCTTCCTATTGGAAGTAAAGAACTATGATATTACAGCAGGAAGGCCTAAACTGGCAGCCTGGATTGAG GAAATGAACAACATTGAAGCTTATAATCAAACCCGACGTGATCCCCAAGAGCTTCTGGAAAGTTACAAGAAACGATTCTTG GCAAAAGTCTGA
- the LOC122640916 gene encoding glutathione S-transferase L3-like isoform X3, which yields MAIGRFQASLPPALDSTSNPPSIFDGTTRLYISYTCPFAQRVWITRNCKGLQEEIKLVPIDLQDRPAWYKEKVYPANKVPSLEHNNEVRGESLDLIKYIDSHFEGPTLFPDDATKREFAEELLSYTDIFNKTVFPSLKGDLDNEAGAAFDHIEKALSKFDDGPFFLGQLSLVDIAYAPFIERFHPFLLEVKNYDITAGRPKLAAWIEEMNNIEAYNQTRRDPQELLESYKKRFLAKV from the exons ATGGCGATTGG AAGGTTTCAGGCGTCTCTCCCCCCTGCTTTGGATTCTACGTCTAACCCTCCTTCCATTTTCGATGGAACTACCAG GTTGTACATATCTTACACATGCCCATTTGCGCAGCGTGTTTGGATTACCAGGAATTGTAAG GGGCTGCAGGAAGAGATTAAGTTGGTTCCAATTGATTTGCAAGATAGGCCTGCTTGGTACAAGGAGAAGGTCTATCCTGCCAATAAG gTACCATCATTGGAACACAATAATGAAGTTAGAGGAGAGAGTCTTGATTTGATAAAATATATTGATAGCCACTTTGAAGGGCCGACACTTTTCCCTGAT GATGCAACAAAGAGAGAGTTTGCAGAAGAGTTATTGTCCTACACTGACATATTCAACAAAACTGTTTTTCCTTCACTCAAGGGAGATCTAGATAATGAAGCTG GTGCTGCTTTTGATCATATAGAAAAAGCACtttcaaaatttgatgatgGGCCTTTCTTCCTCGGCCAGTTAAGTCTG GTAGATATAGCCTATGCTCCATTTATTGAAAGATTTCATCCCTTCCTATTGGAAGTAAAGAACTATGATATTACAGCAGGAAGGCCTAAACTGGCAGCCTGGATTGAG GAAATGAACAACATTGAAGCTTATAATCAAACCCGACGTGATCCCCAAGAGCTTCTGGAAAGTTACAAGAAACGATTCTTG GCAAAAGTCTGA